The nucleotide window GCGCTGCTGGTGTGCCACAGCATGGGCGGCTACGTGGCTCTGGCCTTCGCGGAGCGCTACCCCGATATGGTAGCGGGCCTCGTGCTTTTCCACTCCACTGCTCTGCCGGATACCGACGAGAAGAAAGCCAACCGCGACAAAAACATGGACTTTGTGCGCCGGCACGGGGTAGATAAATTCATGGAGTCGTTTATCCGGCCCTTGTTTGCGCCGGCCAACCGGGAGCGAATGCTGGAGCAGCGCCAGTTGCTGGAGGATATTGGCCGCGCCACCCCCGAAACCACGGTGCTGGGTGCCCTGGAAGCCATGAAAACCCGCCCCGACCGCACCAACGTGCTCAAAGAGGCTGCGTTTCCGGTTTTATTCATTGCCGGCAAAGACGACGTGGCCGTTACGCTGGAAAGTCTGCTGCCTCAATTGGCGCTGCCGGCCCAAAGCCACGCGCTGCTCCTGGATAGCGTAGGCCACCTCGGCTACTTCGAGGAGCCGGAGCTGACGCGCCGTGCCGTGGTGGATTTTGCGAATGGGGTGTTTGGGGTGTAGGTGCGCCTACCGATCCTACTCTGTTCAGACTGCACCTTGCCTGAAACCCGAGGCAGGTTACATCATCTTAAATGTGAGTGGTACAGTGAAAAACACACGAACCGGCTTACCCTGATGCCGGGCTGGCTTATAGTTGGGGAAGTCGGTGCGAAACACCCGTAGCGCTTCCGCATCAATTTCCGGCGACACGGAGCGGATGATTTCTGAATTTTCCAGGCGGCCATCCTCGGCTACCTCGTAATACACCAGTACGGTCCCTTGCGTCTTGTTATGCAAAGCCGCTATCGGGTAGCGGATCCGACGGCCGGTAAAGCTCAGCACATCCCCCGGTAGCGGAAAAACCGGTAGCTGGTCGGCATACGAAAGTGCCGGACCCGCCGGGCCGAAAGTAACTGGCACGGTGTGTTGCGTGCTGACATGCTTACCATAAAGCATAGCTGGCTCCCAGGCCGGCATAGCGCTGACGTGGGCCACAGCAGCGGCGAGCAGCGCTGCATCGGGAGCGGGTATGGCAGAGCGCTGGCGACGGCGGATTTCAGCGGGCTGCTGCACAGCTTCTATTTTCGAAATAGCGCCGGTACTATCTACCACGAATGATACAAACACGCGGGGCGGATGAGTAGCATTTGGTAGCGCGTTGTAGCCCGTCGGGAGAGGGAGGTTGCTCAGATAGGCACTCAGTGCCTCAGGCCCACCGCTGAAACGGGCTAACTCCGTTTTGGTATCGGTACCAGCGGCGCGGGCCGCCAGTACTTCCTTCACGTTTGGGGGCAGCCGGAATTTGATAGGCAAAGTAAAAGACACCGGCACCGGTTTGCCTACCTGACGACCGGGTGTAAATGCGGGTAACTTTTCTACGGCTCGCACAGCTTCGGCATCCAGCAGCGGATGCGTGCCTTTGCTCACCTTCACGTCCTCAACGCTGCCTGACGTGCCTACTATAAACTGCACAAACACCTGGCCTTCGATGCCCTGCTCCAGGGCGGCCGTGGGATAGTAAATGGTCTGGCCAAGTGTTTCAAGCAAGCCGGCCTGCCCACCCGGAAATACCGGCATTTGCTCCACATAGGTGTAGACGGGCAAATGGGCGGGCTGAGCGGTGGTTTGCGCCTGGACAGTTGTGGCGCTGCATAAGGCTACGAATACCAGCCAACGAAAATGATACATTACAGAATAGAGAGTGAGGTGATAAGGCCAGCAAAGATGCCGGAATTGGCACAAAGACACAAAAAAGCCCCGGAGCAGCTGCCCCGGGGCCTATAAAGCGGAGCCAGGTAATTTCTACCCCAGCAGCCCCATGGCCTGCATCTTTTCGGCAATCTGCACGGCATTGGTAGCGGCGCCTTTGCGCAGGTTGTCGGCCACCACCCACATGTTGAGGGTGCGGGGCTGGGTTTCGTCGCGGCGCAGGCGGCCCACCAGCACGGCGTCCTTGCCGTGGGCATCCTTGGGCATGGGGTATACGTTGTTTTTCACATCGTCCACCACTTCCACGCCTTCAGTTTCGCGCAGGATGCGCACCACGTCTTCCAGCTCAAATTCCCGCTCAAACTCCACGTTCACCGACTCCGAGTGGCCGCCCATCACGGGAATGCGCACCGTGGTGGCCGTCACCCGGATGTTGTCGTCGCCGAGGATTTTCTTGGTTTCCTTCACCATCTTCATTTCCTCCTTGGTGTAGCCGTTTTCCTCGAACACGTCGATGTGGGGCAGCACGTTCAGGTCGATGCGGTGAGGGTAGGCGGGGTTGCTGGCCGTCTGACCGGCGCGCTCTTCCATAAGCTGATCCACGGCCTTTTTGCCGGTGCCCGTTACGCTCTGGTAGGTGCTCACCACAATGCGCTGCACTTTGTAGGTGTCGTGCAGCTTGTTGAGGGCCACCACCATCTGAATGGTGGAACAGTTGGGATTGGCAATGATTTTATCTTCGGGCGTGAGGTCCTTGGCGTTGATTTCAGGCACCACCAGCTTTTTGGTAGGATCCATGCGCCAGGCCGAGGAGTTGTCGATAACCACGGTGCCCACGGCCGCAAAGCGCGGGGCGTGCTCCTTGGAAGTGGAGCCGCCGGCCGAGAAAATGGCCACAGCCGGCCGGGCCGCAATGGCGTCGTCCATGCTTACCACCTTGTATTTCTTGCCCAGAAACTCAATTTCCTGGCCCACCGATTTTTCGGAAGCCACCGGAATCAATTCCGTGACGGGGAACTGGCGCTCTGCCAGTACTTTCAGCATTTCACCCCCGACCAGGCCGGTGGCACCAACGACAGCTACTTTCATAAGAGTTACAAGGTTTGTCGGCCGTAAATGTACACTAGCATCAGGATTGATTTCTCGGTATATTTCTCCCGTTTCCGATTTCTAACGACGCATCCGCTACCCTTAACTGCCGTCCCGTGCGCATCTTTATCTGTTGCCTGCTCACACTTCTGGCGCTGCCCGCCGCTGCTCAGCTCACCGAAACCTTCGCCGACGGCAACTTCACCCAAAACCCCGCCTGGACGGGCGACGCGGCCGGCTTTGAAGTAAACGCGCAGCTCCAGCTCCAGACCAACGGGCCCGCCACCACCGGCACCGTGCTGCAGCTGGCTACGGCCAGCACCGCCGCCAACGGCGCCACCTGGGAGTTCTATGCAAATCTGAAGCTGGCCACCAGTTCCGGCAACTACGCCGACGTGTGGCTGCTCTCGGAGCAGGCTGATTTGAAAGGCGCCGGTAACCGCGGCTACTTCGTGCGCCTGGGCGGCACCCCCGACGAGGTAAGTCTGTTCCGGAAAGATGCCACCGGCAGTCCCGTGTATGTGGTAAATGGCCGCGACCAAAGCCTGAGTTCCACCACCAATAACCTGGCCCACGTGCGCGTGACCCGCTCCCTGGCCGATGGCTGGACCCTGGAGGTAGACTACACCGGCACCGGCCAAAGCTACCAGCTCGAAGGCATCGGCGAAGACAACACGTACCTGCAAAGCAGCTATCTGGGCGTCATCGTCACGTACTCGTCCAGCAACAACCGCAGCTTTCTGTTTGATGATTTCAAAGTGACGGACCAACAGGCGCCCGGTCTGGTGCTGGCCACGCCCACTGCTGCCCGCCAGCTGAATGTGGTGTTCGATGAGGCCGTGAGCGAAACCCAGGCCGTGGGCAGCTACCAGCTCAGCGGCGGCCCGGCCATCATCAGCGCTACCCGCGACGCGCAAAACCAGAACGTAGTGCACCTCACGCTGGCCGCCGATTTGCCCACGGGCGCCAACACGCTGGTCATCCGCTCGGTGGCCGACGTTTTTGGCAACGTGCTGACGGGGCCGTTCAACCTGGGCTTTACCAACAGCGGCTTTGCTATTTCGCCCGGCGTCAACCAACTGCTCATCACCGAAATTCTGGCCGATGAAACGCCGGTGATTGGCCTGCCAGCCTCGGAGTACCTGGAAATCTACAACCCCACGACCAACATTCTGAATTTGGGCGGCGTCCGGCTGCTTAAGCCCGGCAGCAGCGGCAACCCGGCGGTATTTCCGGCCACGGCCACATTATTGCCCGGGGAGTACGCCGTAGTGTGCGGTAGCACGCGGGTAGAGTTGTTTGCCGGCGTGAACAAAGTCTTCGGGGTGAGCAACTTTCCCAGCCTCAGCAACGGCGGCGACCAGCTGGTGCTGCGCGCGCCTGCCGGCCAGACGCTCTACGAAATCCGCTACTCGGATACGTGGTACAAAGACGCCGAGAAAAAGGAAGGAGGCTGGTCCCTGGAAATGATTGACCCGGCCAACCCCTGCGGCGGCATCGAAAACTGGACGGCCAGCGCCGACCCCAGCGGCGGCACACCCGGGCGTGCCAACGCCGTGCGCACTGCCAACGCTGACAGTCGGCCCCCGGCCCTGCAACGGGCGTTGGCGCTAAGTGCTACGTTGGTACGTCTGTATTTCAGCGAGAAGCTCGACAGTGTGGCCGCCAGCAGCTCCGCGCTTTACACCATTGCGGGCAACACCATCACGCGGGTAGCTGCCGTCAGCCCCGATTTTCGGGTGGTGGATCTGACGCTGGGAACGGCCCTGCAGCCCAGCCAGCCAGTGACCGTGAGCGTGCAGCGCGCCACCGACTGCGTAGGCAATGCCACCGGCGCGGCGGCTACCGCTACGGTAGCACTGCCGTCGGTGGCCGTGAGCGGGGATGTAGTCGTCAACGAAATCCTGTTCAACCCCCGCACCGGCGGCTACGATTTTGTGGAGCTGCTCAACCGCTCCGCCAAGTACATCAACCTGCAGGGCTGGCAGATCGGCAACGAAAAGCCCGATGGCAGCGTGGATGCGGCTTCTATCAGCAGTGAGGCGTACGTGCTGGCTCCCGGCCAGTTGGTGGCACTCACGGAGCGGCCCGATGTGGTGCAGGCCCAATATCCGACCAGTTCGGAGCCAGCTGCCTTCCTGGAGCTAGCCGACCTGCCCACTTTCCCCGATGACGCTGGTATTGTAACACTATATGACCGAACCGG belongs to Hymenobacter sp. J193 and includes:
- a CDS encoding alpha/beta fold hydrolase, which gives rise to MPSSHPVIVFLHGFAESREIWTDFTRGVPTHYRLLTLNLPGHGTNVHAIRDYSMEAQARYVAEQLRQKQVEKALLVCHSMGGYVALAFAERYPDMVAGLVLFHSTALPDTDEKKANRDKNMDFVRRHGVDKFMESFIRPLFAPANRERMLEQRQLLEDIGRATPETTVLGALEAMKTRPDRTNVLKEAAFPVLFIAGKDDVAVTLESLLPQLALPAQSHALLLDSVGHLGYFEEPELTRRAVVDFANGVFGV
- a CDS encoding lamin tail domain-containing protein, with the translated sequence MRIFICCLLTLLALPAAAQLTETFADGNFTQNPAWTGDAAGFEVNAQLQLQTNGPATTGTVLQLATASTAANGATWEFYANLKLATSSGNYADVWLLSEQADLKGAGNRGYFVRLGGTPDEVSLFRKDATGSPVYVVNGRDQSLSSTTNNLAHVRVTRSLADGWTLEVDYTGTGQSYQLEGIGEDNTYLQSSYLGVIVTYSSSNNRSFLFDDFKVTDQQAPGLVLATPTAARQLNVVFDEAVSETQAVGSYQLSGGPAIISATRDAQNQNVVHLTLAADLPTGANTLVIRSVADVFGNVLTGPFNLGFTNSGFAISPGVNQLLITEILADETPVIGLPASEYLEIYNPTTNILNLGGVRLLKPGSSGNPAVFPATATLLPGEYAVVCGSTRVELFAGVNKVFGVSNFPSLSNGGDQLVLRAPAGQTLYEIRYSDTWYKDAEKKEGGWSLEMIDPANPCGGIENWTASADPSGGTPGRANAVRTANADSRPPALQRALALSATLVRLYFSEKLDSVAASSSALYTIAGNTITRVAAVSPDFRVVDLTLGTALQPSQPVTVSVQRATDCVGNATGAAATATVALPSVAVSGDVVVNEILFNPRTGGYDFVELLNRSAKYINLQGWQIGNEKPDGSVDAASISSEAYVLAPGQLVALTERPDVVQAQYPTSSEPAAFLELADLPTFPDDAGIVTLYDRTGAPLERVPYSAKQHLALLDDVNGVSLERIRAAGGNEASNFHSAAGSVGYATPGRRNSQLQEDPTGTKLFSLEPEVFTPDADGQQDFTTLNYTLDQTGYAASVTIYDAQGRPVRKLVRNQTLATSGFVQWDGLTDQGRKAGVGVYVLHIELFRPSGGDKREYKRTVVVGARF
- a CDS encoding energy transducer TonB, which gives rise to MYHFRWLVFVALCSATTVQAQTTAQPAHLPVYTYVEQMPVFPGGQAGLLETLGQTIYYPTAALEQGIEGQVFVQFIVGTSGSVEDVKVSKGTHPLLDAEAVRAVEKLPAFTPGRQVGKPVPVSFTLPIKFRLPPNVKEVLAARAAGTDTKTELARFSGGPEALSAYLSNLPLPTGYNALPNATHPPRVFVSFVVDSTGAISKIEAVQQPAEIRRRQRSAIPAPDAALLAAAVAHVSAMPAWEPAMLYGKHVSTQHTVPVTFGPAGPALSYADQLPVFPLPGDVLSFTGRRIRYPIAALHNKTQGTVLVYYEVAEDGRLENSEIIRSVSPEIDAEALRVFRTDFPNYKPARHQGKPVRVFFTVPLTFKMM
- a CDS encoding aspartate-semialdehyde dehydrogenase, with the translated sequence MKVAVVGATGLVGGEMLKVLAERQFPVTELIPVASEKSVGQEIEFLGKKYKVVSMDDAIAARPAVAIFSAGGSTSKEHAPRFAAVGTVVIDNSSAWRMDPTKKLVVPEINAKDLTPEDKIIANPNCSTIQMVVALNKLHDTYKVQRIVVSTYQSVTGTGKKAVDQLMEERAGQTASNPAYPHRIDLNVLPHIDVFEENGYTKEEMKMVKETKKILGDDNIRVTATTVRIPVMGGHSESVNVEFEREFELEDVVRILRETEGVEVVDDVKNNVYPMPKDAHGKDAVLVGRLRRDETQPRTLNMWVVADNLRKGAATNAVQIAEKMQAMGLLG